The window CAGTTTACATGTTTTGAACCCGTAACAGATCACTTCGAATGATGAGAGAGGATAGCATAAATACCTTTATGAAATTACAAATAGGATGGTGAGATGAAGGGATAAACAGATGAAGAACTTGGAGATCTGGGTAGCAGAGGCCGGTAAAAGAGGAACTGCAGAACTGGAATCTAATAGGTTTAGATTANNNNNNNNNNNNNNNNNNNNTACTACTACTACTACTACACTCACACNCTCTCTCTCTCTCTCTCTCTCTCTCTCTCTCTCTCTCTCTCTCTCTCTCTCTCTCTCTCTCTCTCTCCCCCCCCCACTGTTGTGCTCTCCTTTCACCGGTAGAGTCCTCAACCTCCGTTGCCAGAGCCGTTGCCATCAAGGTCGCCGTCCCACTGAATCCGAATCTAAATCCACTCTCGGCAATTGTTAGTAGTATATGTGGTCTGTTTTAGCAACTTTTTGAGATTCACATTGTATCATCGGGTCTCATTCTCTAACTTGAGGTAATGACGTCGTCTTATTTATTGATCAGAACTTAACTCATTTCCCTAACAACTAAAAAAATTCTACCATATTCTGTGTCTTAATCCTTATTCCAAAACAGTCGACATAGACGTGCATGACAGTTCTTAAATACATTAGTGAAAAGAGACAATTAAATTTAAAACAAATAGTCCATGAAGACATCATAAAATGGCATAACCACTACCCCTGAACACCTGAACAAAATATGCTCGCTTAATAGAGGACGCACTTATTGGCACTAACCAAAAAAATTGAAATGTAACCAAACATAAATATAGGCCATCACGAATCGCTTTCCTCTCAAAACCGTTGATACAAGCATCTCAGAGAAACTTCAGACCAAATAAAAGAATGTCAGAACAACCGCGAAACAGTTTGTTCTGGAAAATGCAACCCCCTTGACCATTATTCATCTAAATAATATGTTGTGTAACCAAACCAACTCCAATCAATAATATACATGGGGGCTAATTTTGCCTTTAGCTTGAGCAACCAAATGTTCTTCTGTATCATGTTCAAAATTTGAAACTTTGGAACTTTATAGTAGAACTGCTATGTTCTATTCCATCAATTGGAGTTGAGTCTTGACAAAAAGTTTGTAAAACTAAGTTAAAAATTAAAATCATGCATTGGAGATGGCCTTAAGCAGAGACCCACCACAAAACCCACTAGAAATAACAACAACCGATGAATACCATATCAAGCATCTTCAAACTTGGTTTTTTTGATACGCATCTTCAAACTGGTTGTAGTCGTCAATATGATAGAGGTAAAGTTTAGGTTACACTTGATCATGATCCTTTTGAAAAGGTTTGATACAAGCACTTTGATTACAAGGTTCAAATGTCCTGTCTACACATATAAGTTCATGTCTACATACAGACAATACAAGTTCAACGTTACCCATTGTAAGATATATGTTGGTTCATATGAATGTCCTTTTTCATTTTATTTGTCTGTTTCTTTTGCATTTCTCTTTTCTAGTTTACACAACCATACGAGCAAAATTATACCGGGAACAAAAAACCAAAATATTGCATCTCAGCATCTCCAAAACCTTTAAAATTGATATTTAACCTCTAATGTATTCCCCCAACATAAGTAGGATTAGATTTCAAATCCTCTGAACTTTTTATGATCACAATTGTGAATTTTCTTGTCACAGGGATCTGACCAGAATTTATTTTCTTCAACAGGGGCATGGCAGTTCTTATGGAAATTGGTACTGCAATTGTTACAAAGCTAGCTGAGTACACGGTTGGGCCAGTTATACGCCAAGTGGGTTATGTAATCTGCTACAAAAACAACCTCGAAGAACTACAGACTCGAGTTCATGAGTTGGGTGATACCAGAGAAAGCGTGAAGCATGCTGTTGACACAGAGGAAAGAAAAGGTAAAAAGGTTGAAACAAGAGTCCAGAACTGGATGACTGAAGTAGTTCGGCTGACTAAGGAAGCAGATGACGTGATAGATAAACACCTCGCACAGACTAAAGAAGCAGATGACGTGAGAGATAAACACCTCGCACAGACTAAGGAAGCAGATGACGTGAGAGATAAACACCTCGCACAGACCAAGTGTTTAATCGGCTTTTGTCCTAATCTAAAGCTTCGTCATCATCTGGGCAGGAAATCAAAAAGATTGGTTCTAGAGGTGGCAGAGCTTGAGAAGAAGCAGCCGAATTTTGATAATATTGCATATGTTGCTCCCCTAGAAGAGGTGTGTATCCAAGATTATGAGGCATTTGCCTCAAGGACTTCAACTGCGAAGGCTGTGATCAACGAACTCAGAAATCCTAATACCCACATGACTGGGGTGTACGGTATTGGGGGTGTCGGAAAGACAACCCTTGTCAAAGAAGTTTATCATCAATTAGCTGCAAGAAGTGACAAGCTGTTTGAAGAGGTAGTTATGGTACTCGATCTGAAACGGAATCCCAGCATCGAGCGAATTCAGAAAGCAATTGCTGAAAAGTTAGACCTCGAGCTTCCTGAAAGTGGGACCCCAGCTGGAAGAGCAAGATTAATAAGTAACAGGATAAAAAACAAGAAGACTCTTGTGATCCTAGATGATGTCTGGGAGAACATTGATTTGGTGGCTGTTGGCCTTCCTCGCATGGCAACTCTCAAAATTTTGTTGACTTCACGAAGCAAGCTAGTATTAGCTTCAGACATGGGTACACAAAATGAGTTTCCTCTCAAAGTATTGAACAAAGAAGAAACTTGGAGATTATTTAAGAAAATGGCGGGTGATATTGTTGAAAAGCCGGACATACAAACTATAGCAGCCAAAGTGGCTGAGAAATGTGGAGGTTTGCCGCTTTTGATAGTGACTGTTGCAAGATCTCTGAAAGATAGTCCATTACATGACTGGAAAGATACTTTCAGACGACTGAAGAAGTTTGATGGAAAAGGACTGGAAGATAAAACATACTCTGCTATAGAGTGGAGTTACGATAAATTGAATAGTGAGGAGCTTAAGTCGGTAATTTTGCTTTGCGCAAGTGAGGTTGGGAGTGCCAATGATGTTAATATCCTTGACTTGTTGAAATACAGTATGGGGCTGGGTTTCATAAAGAATGTAGATACAATGGAAGAAGCACGGGATGCCTTGAATTCACTGATTAAGAAGCTTCAGTATTCTTGTCTGTTGCTAGATACAGATGATAAGCAATGGGTCAGAATCCATGATCTTGTCAAACATGTTGCTCAACATATTGCTGCTAGAGATCACCATGTGTTATCAGTATCTTATGGAAGTGAGTTGAAAGACTGGCCAGATAAGGAATTCTGCAAAAAGTGCACTAGGATCTCTCTCATGAAATGCCAAACTCCCGAGCTACCTCAAGTTCTGCAATGCCCAGAACTAACAATGTTTCATTTAAGCAGTGTTGATGTTGACTCCCGTGAAATCCCAAGCAACTTTTTTAAAGAGATGAATAAGCTCAAAGTGTTGGATTTGACAAAACGGAGTATAGCATCACTACCTCCATCTCTTAAATGCCTCAAAGATCTTCAGACATTGTGCTTGGATTCATGCACGTTAGGAGACGTTGCTTTTGTTGGTGAGCTACATAACTTGAAGATGTTGAGCTTTTTATATTCCAAGTTCAAACAATTACCGGAGGAAATAGGAAAATTAACTAGTCTACAATTGTTGGATTTGACCGGGTGCTCGCAACTCGAA of the Fragaria vesca subsp. vesca linkage group LG6, FraVesHawaii_1.0, whole genome shotgun sequence genome contains:
- the LOC101313149 gene encoding disease resistance protein At4g27190-like: MCLSGEFEGVTYPAFIGHITEYKLLCFYCSCFNQRIWKSIYTHIHTSLLKQPRGMAVLMEIGTAIVTKLAEYTVGPVIRQVGYVICYKNNLEELQTRVHELGDTRESVKHAVDTEERKGKKVETRVQNWMTEVVRLTKEADDVIDKHLAQTKEADDVRDKHLAQTKEADDVRDKHLAQTKCLIGFCPNLKLRHHLGRKSKRLVLEVAELEKKQPNFDNIAYVAPLEEVCIQDYEAFASRTSTAKAVINELRNPNTHMTGVYGIGGVGKTTLVKEVYHQLAARSDKLFEEVVMVLDLKRNPSIERIQKAIAEKLDLELPESGTPAGRARLISNRIKNKKTLVILDDVWENIDLVAVGLPRMATLKILLTSRSKLVLASDMGTQNEFPLKVLNKEETWRLFKKMAGDIVEKPDIQTIAAKVAEKCGGLPLLIVTVARSLKDSPLHDWKDTFRRLKKFDGKGLEDKTYSAIEWSYDKLNSEELKSVILLCASEVGSANDVNILDLLKYSMGLGFIKNVDTMEEARDALNSLIKKLQYSCLLLDTDDKQWVRIHDLVKHVAQHIAARDHHVLSVSYGSELKDWPDKEFCKKCTRISLMKCQTPELPQVLQCPELTMFHLSSVDVDSREIPSNFFKEMNKLKVLDLTKRSIASLPPSLKCLKDLQTLCLDSCTLGDVAFVGELHNLKMLSFLYSKFKQLPEEIGKLTSLQLLDLTGCSQLEVISPHVISKLIRLEELRMGKHSFNIWEAGRVGDAKRSNASLEELMCLPRLTALQIHVPDANILPADLFTTSKLERFQICIGSMWKWDDVDEALNALKLNLTTNKELDPGLKMLLERTQDLYVEGMEGVNDKFFHELATGGYQQLKHLHVQNNAKFAYTVNTKVGFPNLTWLAVSEVNSLRYLLSSSMARSLSQLKRLQISGCQIMEVIILIEESSQEIAENFFPQLQDLELKGLPNLTKFCTTSYVDLPNPSCKRLRLDSCTESGGICEEVEEIDAEGNLDIVIQHFLFENKGSFPNLEDLGLGIMENWDSPPLHLFKTLKSLYTYAHTNSTLNSLEKLLGLEKVNGEEIHAATDGTFPVLRELHLCGMQKVMNLGDDSSGSAAPYFPIVEILEIADCESLKNLRSPAISFNNLTTLQFDATHYTRSL